The following are from one region of the Sandaracinus amylolyticus genome:
- a CDS encoding cation:proton antiporter produces the protein MHELPLLTTTGVALLTALVGGLVARRIGLPSIVGYMLAGIAIAPRTPGFVGDTDTMAQLAELGVVLLMFGVGAHFSFRDLWRVRSVAVPGAIVQMLASTALAYGIARAWGWSPGSSILLGIAVSIASTVVLLRALMERGLIDTAHGRVAVGWLVLEDLATVVLLVMLPAIFGHRDVGVEDVAWAVGKAIAFVVLMMTIGGRIVSAVLRAVARTRSHELFVLAALTLALGTALASAHFFGVSLALGAFVAGVIVGESRFGHQVSADLVPFRDAFAVLFFVSIGMLVEPAYLAAHALEVVALTAIVVVGKLVIAGAIVLALGSPLRTALVVGAGLAQIGEFSFIVGQAGVRLGILEGEQYSLILAVAIVSITLNPLVFRVVERLEAALAGTRLARARARAKHPTSADTAALDGHVVIVGYGRVGAHVVDVLDALRIPMLVVENDTERFDAITKRGCAATLFGDASSPEVLDRCALDRARALVVALSSSAATDLVVSRVREAAPSLHILARAASRAHAEDVITRGATESVDPQLEGGLELVRRLLVSLHVPIAVAQREADVLRVREQRRSSERARVVDEVLRGAPGLEVAWVRVQPESEVVGRTLAEAQLRTRTGVSAVAIARDEDLLPNPSPSTRLRAEDSIAVIGARAQIDAAIRWLSELHPPAGASEA, from the coding sequence GTGCACGAGCTCCCGCTCCTCACCACGACCGGCGTCGCCCTGCTGACCGCGCTCGTCGGCGGGCTCGTCGCGCGACGCATCGGGCTGCCCTCGATCGTCGGCTACATGCTCGCGGGGATCGCGATCGCGCCGCGCACGCCGGGCTTCGTGGGGGACACCGACACGATGGCGCAGCTCGCGGAGCTCGGCGTCGTCCTCTTGATGTTCGGGGTCGGCGCGCACTTCTCGTTCCGCGACCTGTGGCGGGTGCGCAGCGTCGCGGTGCCGGGCGCGATCGTGCAGATGCTCGCCTCGACCGCGCTCGCCTACGGCATCGCGCGCGCGTGGGGTTGGAGCCCGGGCTCGAGCATCCTGCTCGGGATCGCCGTGTCGATCGCGAGCACGGTCGTGCTGCTGCGCGCGCTGATGGAGCGTGGCCTCATCGACACCGCGCACGGCCGCGTCGCGGTCGGATGGCTGGTGCTCGAGGATCTCGCGACCGTCGTGCTCCTCGTGATGCTGCCCGCGATCTTCGGGCACCGCGACGTGGGCGTGGAGGACGTCGCGTGGGCGGTGGGCAAGGCGATCGCGTTCGTCGTGCTGATGATGACGATCGGCGGGCGCATCGTGTCCGCGGTGCTGCGCGCGGTCGCGCGCACCCGATCGCACGAGCTCTTCGTGCTCGCCGCGCTCACGCTCGCGCTGGGGACCGCCCTCGCGTCCGCGCACTTCTTCGGGGTCTCGCTCGCGCTCGGCGCCTTCGTCGCCGGCGTGATCGTGGGCGAGTCGCGCTTCGGGCATCAGGTGAGCGCCGATCTCGTGCCCTTCCGCGATGCGTTCGCGGTGCTCTTCTTCGTGTCGATCGGGATGCTGGTCGAGCCTGCGTATCTCGCCGCGCACGCGCTCGAGGTGGTCGCGCTCACGGCGATCGTGGTCGTGGGCAAGCTCGTGATCGCCGGGGCGATCGTGCTCGCGCTGGGCAGCCCGCTCCGCACCGCGCTCGTCGTCGGCGCGGGGCTCGCGCAGATCGGCGAGTTCTCGTTCATCGTGGGCCAGGCCGGCGTGCGCCTCGGGATCCTCGAGGGCGAGCAGTACTCGCTGATCCTCGCGGTCGCGATCGTGTCGATCACGTTGAACCCGCTGGTGTTCCGCGTCGTGGAGCGGCTCGAAGCCGCGCTCGCCGGCACACGGCTCGCGCGAGCGCGCGCACGAGCGAAGCACCCGACCTCCGCCGACACCGCGGCGCTCGACGGCCACGTCGTGATCGTCGGGTACGGCCGGGTCGGCGCGCACGTCGTCGACGTGCTCGACGCGCTGCGCATCCCGATGCTCGTCGTCGAGAACGACACCGAGCGCTTCGACGCGATCACGAAGCGCGGCTGCGCGGCGACGCTCTTCGGCGACGCGTCGAGCCCCGAGGTCCTCGACCGTTGCGCGCTCGATCGCGCGCGAGCGCTCGTCGTCGCGCTCTCGAGCAGCGCGGCGACCGATCTCGTGGTGAGCCGCGTCCGCGAGGCGGCGCCGTCGCTGCACATCCTCGCGCGCGCCGCGTCGCGCGCGCACGCCGAGGACGTGATCACGCGAGGCGCGACCGAGAGCGTCGATCCGCAGCTCGAGGGCGGGCTCGAGCTCGTCCGTCGCCTCCTCGTGTCGCTGCACGTGCCGATCGCGGTCGCGCAGCGCGAGGCCGACGTGCTCCGCGTGCGCGAGCAGCGGCGCAGCAGCGAGCGGGCGCGCGTGGTCGACGAGGTCCTGCGCGGCGCGCCGGGCCTCGAGGTCGCGTGGGTGCGAGTGCAGCCCGAGAGCGAGGTGGTCGGTCGCACGCTCGCCGAGGCGCAGCTGCGCACGCGCACCGGTGTCTCCGCGGTCGCGATCGCGCGCGACGAGGACTTGCTGCCGAACCCGAGCCCTTCGACGCGCCTCCGCGCCGAGGACAGCATCGCCGTGATCGGCGCGCGCGCGCAGATCGACGCCGCGATCCGCTGGCTCAGCGAGCTGCATCCGCCGGCCGGCGCGAGCGAGGCCTGA
- a CDS encoding monovalent cation:proton antiporter-2 (CPA2) family protein: protein MLALTAIFLAAAVVAVPVFKRLGLGSVLGYLVGGAIIGPSGLGLVEDVHSTLHFAEFGVVLLLFIIGLELQPARLWRMRGAVFGLGGAQVLVTAAVVAGFAIAFGIDWRGALVAGLALAMSSTALATQMLGEKHEMGTTHGRAAFGVLLFQDVAAIPLLAIVPMLGAAPAESGSPWLRFGIAAAVIAALVFGGRLLLRPMFRLIAQVRSHELSVASALLVVIATAILMEHVGLSMALGAFIAGVLLADSEYRHELEANIEPFKGLLLGLFFMAVGMSANLGVLLAQPLLIVGLALALVAVKLAVLVLLARASGHSTESSASLGIAISQGGEFAFVIFGVATQSSVMSTELVQVLVMVVTLSMAITPLLFLARDRLQQRLERASENRAFDEIEGDESQVIIAGFGRFGQIVGRVLRLRRIPFTALDVSPEHVDFLRRFGNKIHYGDASRLDLLRAARADSAKVLVLAIDDVEASMRTLHLVKEHFPHLKVIARARNRQHAYALLGAGVDTVIRETFAGSVEAARHTLEELGLAHSDAKRAVRRFAEYDERMVREMFVHREDEKKLIESAKVYGKELERIFDDDARSSPTREAS from the coding sequence ATGCTCGCGCTCACGGCGATCTTCCTCGCAGCGGCCGTCGTCGCCGTGCCCGTGTTCAAACGGCTCGGGCTCGGCTCGGTGCTCGGATATCTCGTGGGCGGCGCGATCATCGGGCCCTCGGGGCTCGGGCTGGTCGAGGACGTCCACTCGACGCTGCACTTCGCCGAGTTCGGCGTGGTGCTGCTGCTCTTCATCATCGGGCTCGAGCTCCAGCCCGCGCGCCTCTGGCGGATGCGCGGCGCGGTGTTCGGCCTGGGCGGCGCGCAGGTGCTCGTCACCGCCGCGGTCGTCGCGGGCTTCGCCATCGCGTTCGGGATCGACTGGCGCGGCGCGCTCGTCGCGGGCCTCGCGCTCGCGATGTCGTCCACCGCGCTCGCGACCCAGATGCTCGGCGAGAAGCACGAGATGGGCACGACACACGGGCGCGCCGCGTTCGGCGTCCTGCTCTTCCAGGACGTCGCCGCGATCCCGCTGCTCGCGATCGTCCCGATGCTCGGCGCGGCGCCCGCGGAGAGCGGCTCGCCGTGGCTCCGCTTCGGCATCGCGGCCGCGGTGATCGCCGCGCTCGTCTTCGGCGGACGCCTGCTGCTGCGCCCGATGTTCCGGCTGATCGCGCAGGTGCGCAGCCACGAGCTCTCGGTCGCGTCGGCGCTGCTCGTCGTGATCGCGACCGCGATCCTGATGGAGCACGTCGGTCTCTCGATGGCGCTGGGCGCGTTCATCGCGGGCGTGCTCCTCGCGGACTCCGAGTACCGCCACGAGCTCGAGGCGAACATCGAGCCGTTCAAGGGCCTCCTGCTCGGGCTCTTCTTCATGGCGGTCGGAATGTCGGCGAACCTCGGCGTGCTCCTCGCGCAGCCGCTGCTGATCGTCGGGCTCGCGCTCGCGCTGGTCGCCGTGAAGCTCGCGGTGCTCGTGCTCCTCGCGCGCGCCAGCGGTCACTCGACCGAGTCGAGCGCCAGCCTCGGCATCGCGATCTCGCAGGGCGGCGAGTTCGCGTTCGTGATCTTCGGCGTCGCGACGCAGTCGTCGGTGATGAGCACCGAGCTCGTCCAGGTGCTCGTCATGGTGGTGACGCTCTCGATGGCGATCACGCCGCTGCTCTTCCTCGCGCGCGATCGCCTGCAGCAGCGCCTCGAGCGCGCGAGCGAGAACCGCGCGTTCGACGAGATCGAGGGCGACGAGAGCCAGGTCATCATCGCGGGCTTCGGCCGCTTCGGACAGATCGTCGGGCGCGTGCTGCGCCTGCGGCGCATCCCGTTCACCGCGCTCGACGTGAGCCCCGAGCACGTCGACTTCCTCCGCCGCTTCGGCAACAAGATCCACTACGGCGACGCGTCACGCCTCGATCTGCTGCGCGCCGCGCGGGCGGACAGCGCGAAGGTGCTGGTCCTCGCGATCGACGACGTCGAGGCCTCGATGCGCACGCTCCACCTGGTGAAGGAGCACTTCCCGCACCTCAAGGTCATCGCGCGCGCGCGCAACCGCCAGCACGCGTACGCGCTCCTCGGCGCGGGCGTCGACACCGTGATCCGCGAGACGTTCGCGGGCAGCGTCGAGGCCGCGCGCCACACGCTCGAGGAGCTCGGCCTCGCGCACTCCGACGCCAAGC